In Candidatus Sericytochromatia bacterium, the following are encoded in one genomic region:
- a CDS encoding c-type cytochrome yields the protein MRKPAPLLGLTLAASTIGALLLSASPALASSGADLFNKNGCVACHGLSAKDPKKMGPNFSDVAKKYTKKDVAKLAKKIRAGGKGSFGQIPMPPMAQVSEADAKTLAEYALSIK from the coding sequence ATGCGCAAACCCGCCCCCTTGCTCGGCCTGACGCTGGCCGCCTCCACCATCGGCGCCCTCCTGTTGTCGGCCTCGCCCGCGCTGGCCTCCAGCGGTGCCGACCTGTTCAACAAGAACGGCTGCGTGGCCTGCCACGGCCTGAGTGCCAAGGATCCCAAGAAAATGGGCCCTAACTTCTCGGACGTCGCCAAGAAGTACACCAAGAAAGACGTCGCCAAGCTGGCCAAGAAGATCCGGGCGGGCGGCAAGGGCAGCTTCGGACAGATCCCGATGCCTCCGATGGCTCAGGTCAGCGAAGCCGACGCCAAGACGTTGGCTGAATACGCCCTGTCGATCAAGTAA
- a CDS encoding NAD(P)H-dependent oxidoreductase, translating to MKQLIVYAHPNPQSFSRAILDTLEASYKAQGHEVVVRDLYALNFDPVLKGSDFVAMKAGQLPADITAEQGHITWADAVTVVYPVWWTGLPAILKGWVDRVFLYGFAYQYGAAGVEGLLKGKKALLVSCHGTPAEYYAGMQAAMKQTSDAGIFEFSGFEVVEHLFFGGVPSVDDAARQGYLEQVRQAAERHFAPATV from the coding sequence TTGAAACAACTGATCGTCTATGCCCACCCCAACCCCCAGAGCTTCTCGCGCGCCATTCTTGACACGCTCGAGGCCAGTTACAAGGCGCAAGGGCACGAGGTCGTCGTGCGCGACCTGTATGCCCTGAACTTCGACCCCGTGCTCAAAGGCAGCGATTTCGTGGCCATGAAGGCCGGGCAGTTGCCGGCCGACATCACGGCGGAGCAGGGCCACATCACCTGGGCCGATGCCGTCACCGTGGTCTATCCGGTCTGGTGGACCGGCCTGCCCGCCATCTTGAAGGGCTGGGTCGACCGCGTGTTCCTGTATGGCTTCGCCTACCAGTATGGCGCCGCCGGCGTCGAGGGATTGCTCAAGGGCAAGAAGGCCCTGCTCGTGAGCTGCCACGGCACCCCGGCGGAGTATTACGCAGGCATGCAGGCCGCGATGAAGCAGACCTCGGATGCCGGCATCTTCGAGTTCAGTGGCTTCGAAGTCGTGGAACACCTGTTCTTCGGCGGCGTGCCCTCGGTCGACGACGCGGCCCGGCAGGGCTACCTGGAACAGGTGCGTCAGGCGGCTGAGCGCCACTTTGCGCCGGCCACGGTCTGA
- a CDS encoding efflux RND transporter periplasmic adaptor subunit: MSESVSIFTRRPVWLTGLAVLVLGGAALVAWQPWRKAPPSVLVETRTLQDLVEVSGMVMPARAVTLKAEVTGTVHRLLVAENQRASAGLPLLRLDDTQARLQLESALANAETAQRQADTQLAGVRASREEVLHGQDITLGSLSERLEKTQLLVRQLEQDSARTQGLLAEGGVTAQAAEQQRQQLAQARIDERLARQELARARLGAPVINAENAYAQALTAVGNAGRQGRAAVALARDALARTTVRAPFAGTLTDWLVEPGAWVAPGTPLAQFQDLDALKVDLPVDELDVPKLKRGGLVSLTFDAYPDEPATGTIAHVSRASVTGSGNVQIFPVEVRFADPLSRIKPGMSADARIVVREIPNVLALPVGAVERKLDGYVVKVIEGRNTVERRITPGITTLEYVEVKSGLSAGERVAYNGAVAPSPGPSR, encoded by the coding sequence ATGTCCGAGTCTGTTTCCATTTTCACCCGACGCCCTGTCTGGTTGACCGGTCTGGCCGTCCTCGTCTTGGGCGGCGCAGCCTTGGTGGCCTGGCAGCCCTGGCGCAAGGCGCCGCCGTCCGTGCTGGTGGAAACCCGCACCCTGCAGGATCTCGTCGAGGTCAGCGGCATGGTCATGCCGGCCCGTGCCGTCACGCTCAAGGCCGAGGTGACCGGCACCGTACACCGCTTGCTGGTGGCGGAGAATCAGCGCGCCAGTGCCGGCCTGCCGCTGCTGCGACTGGACGATACCCAGGCCCGGTTGCAGCTCGAAAGCGCCCTGGCCAACGCCGAAACGGCCCAGCGACAGGCCGATACCCAGCTGGCCGGCGTGCGGGCCAGCCGCGAGGAGGTGCTGCACGGCCAGGACATCACGCTGGGTAGCCTGAGCGAGCGCCTGGAGAAAACCCAGCTGCTGGTGCGCCAGCTGGAGCAGGACAGCGCCCGCACCCAGGGGTTGCTGGCCGAAGGCGGCGTGACCGCCCAGGCGGCCGAGCAGCAGCGTCAGCAACTGGCCCAGGCCCGCATCGACGAGCGGCTCGCCCGGCAGGAGCTGGCGCGGGCGCGCCTGGGCGCTCCCGTCATCAACGCGGAGAATGCCTATGCCCAGGCCCTCACGGCCGTGGGCAACGCCGGCCGCCAGGGCCGCGCGGCCGTGGCGCTGGCCCGCGATGCGCTGGCCCGCACGACCGTGCGCGCCCCCTTCGCGGGCACCCTGACGGACTGGCTGGTCGAACCGGGCGCCTGGGTGGCGCCCGGCACGCCCCTGGCCCAGTTCCAGGATCTGGACGCGCTCAAGGTGGACCTGCCGGTGGATGAACTCGACGTCCCCAAATTGAAGCGCGGCGGGCTGGTCAGCCTGACCTTCGATGCCTACCCCGACGAACCCGCCACCGGCACGATCGCCCACGTGAGTCGGGCCAGCGTGACCGGCAGCGGCAACGTGCAGATTTTTCCCGTCGAGGTGCGCTTCGCCGACCCACTGTCCCGCATCAAGCCGGGCATGAGCGCGGACGCGCGCATCGTGGTGCGGGAAATTCCCAACGTGCTGGCCTTGCCCGTCGGCGCGGTCGAGCGCAAGCTGGACGGCTACGTCGTCAAGGTGATCGAAGGCCGCAACACGGTGGAGCGCCGCATCACGCCCGGCATCACGACGCTCGAATACGTCGAGGTCAAATCGGGCCTCAGCGCCGGTGAGCGGGTGGCCTACAACGGGGCGGTGGCGCCGAGTCCAGGCCCCAGCCGCTAG